A window of the Sphingobium sp. CAP-1 genome harbors these coding sequences:
- the queA gene encoding tRNA preQ1(34) S-adenosylmethionine ribosyltransferase-isomerase QueA, translated as MRVDLFDFDLPPENIALRPASPRDSARLLLVPGAGAMQDRIVRDLPSLLRAGDVLVFNDTKVIPAQLEGTRGEARIGATLHKRLALRSWQAFLRNAKRVRDGDRIDFGAGVTAIAGPRDDDGGVTLDFEGEEPVEILLERAGRMPLPPYIASKRPTDERDRSDYQTMFAREDGAVAAPTAALHFTPDLMAAMAAAGVQTETLTLHVGAGTFLPVKADDTDDHRMHAEWGRIDAATADRLNAARAAGGRLIAVGTTSLRLLESAAGEDGLIRPFADETRIFITPGYRFRAVDGLMTNFHLPKSTLFMLVSALMGRERMQDVYAHAIEGGYRFYSYGDSSLLLP; from the coding sequence ATGCGCGTAGACCTGTTCGATTTCGACCTGCCGCCGGAAAATATCGCGCTGCGGCCGGCATCGCCGCGTGACAGCGCACGGCTGCTGCTGGTGCCGGGCGCGGGGGCGATGCAGGACCGGATCGTGCGCGATCTGCCGTCGCTGCTGCGCGCTGGTGACGTGCTGGTGTTCAACGATACGAAGGTCATCCCTGCCCAGTTGGAGGGGACGCGCGGGGAGGCGCGGATCGGCGCGACCCTGCACAAGCGGCTGGCGCTGCGATCCTGGCAGGCGTTCCTGCGCAACGCCAAGCGGGTGCGGGATGGCGACCGGATCGATTTCGGCGCGGGCGTTACCGCGATCGCCGGGCCGCGCGACGACGATGGCGGCGTGACGCTGGATTTCGAGGGTGAGGAGCCGGTCGAAATCCTGCTGGAGCGGGCGGGGCGGATGCCCTTGCCGCCCTATATCGCCAGCAAGCGCCCGACCGACGAGCGCGACCGCAGCGATTATCAGACCATGTTCGCGCGGGAAGATGGCGCGGTCGCCGCGCCCACCGCCGCGCTGCATTTCACGCCGGACCTGATGGCGGCTATGGCGGCGGCCGGGGTGCAGACCGAAACGCTGACGCTGCATGTCGGCGCCGGCACCTTCCTGCCGGTCAAGGCCGATGATACCGACGATCACCGGATGCACGCCGAATGGGGCCGGATCGACGCGGCGACCGCCGACCGGCTGAACGCGGCGCGGGCGGCGGGCGGCCGGCTGATCGCGGTCGGCACGACATCGCTGCGCCTGCTGGAAAGCGCGGCGGGGGAGGATGGCCTGATCCGCCCCTTCGCCGACGAAACCCGCATCTTCATCACGCCGGGCTATCGTTTCCGCGCGGTCGACGGGCTGATGACCAATTTCCATCTGCCCAAATCTACTTTGTTCATGCTGGTCAGCGCACTGATGGGGCGGGAACGGATGCAGGACGTGTATGCCCACGCGATCGAAGGGGGCTATCGCTTCTACAGCTATGGGGACAGCAGCCTGTTGCTGCCCTGA